One region of Centropristis striata isolate RG_2023a ecotype Rhode Island chromosome 3, C.striata_1.0, whole genome shotgun sequence genomic DNA includes:
- the zgc:158258 gene encoding specifically androgen-regulated gene protein, whose amino-acid sequence MPKSDTWPGGIGLETMNGMDSAGSCDSVVSANSGFSDDSLEHLSAEEKACLMFLEETIESLDTEEDSGLSNDEPDQLPCPGNLANKLADLSASMNKSKISGSQKHASKEPTKETVDTKHLQSYLVPTPFVVANSTPCSLPNAKPGIPPEKNITSKSRFTPSSNKPDHKHNQKPAAPQVPLEVNVMPPPTKPRDFSVGTAEGLPRGPLSYEALVYLRRSASTKKTPLCPKIDHTIDLEKHLPITEESPKFGILPRSDRSHFSQVSKPKIDPPVVAPKPKKIPANISVKTQDNALKTSDPSYNIKNAKDPKVVRLEALQKLGLLKDPEPEDDTVAPLSPPKSQSSLEPTHSRHTRGPSSANPSRSPSFCHSQVPTEPKIKPLQSSASFHHYSRRDQQPVSASHPTQSNKLKAAGLERSATLDNHRNGANSQPAANKPSNSVGYTVMVVPGMGADRKEALRKLGLLKD is encoded by the exons CTGGCAGCTGTGACAGCGTCGTCAGCGCCAACTCTGGCTTT AGTGATGATAGTCTAGAGCATCTGTCTGCTGAAGAGAAGGCCTGCCTCATGTTTTTGGAGGAGACTATTGAGTCTTTGGATACTGAGGAGGACAGTGGACTGTCCAATGATGAACCGGACCAACTGCCGTGCCCTGGCAACCTCGCTAACAAACTGGCTGACCTGTCCGCCTCCATGAACAAGAGCAAGATCAGCG gTTCACAGAAACATGCGTCAAAGGAACCCACAAAGGAAACTGTTGACACCAAGCACCTGCAGAGCTACCTGGTTCCTACACCGTTTGTTGTGGCGAACAGCACCCCATGCTCTCTACCCAATGCAAAGCCGGGTATccctccagaaaaaaacatcaccTCCAAGTCTCGCTTCACTCCTTCAAGCAACAAACCGGATCACAAACACAACCAGAAACCTGCAGCTCCCCAAGTacctttagaggtaaatgtgaTGCCTCCTCCCACCAAACCAAGGGACTTCTCAGTTGGGACAGCTGAAGGTTTACCCAGAGGTCCTCTGTCCTATGAGGCACTTGTTTATCTGCGGAGGAGTGCCTCCACAAAGAAGACGCCTCTGTGTCCCAAAATTGATCATACTATTGATTTGGAAAAGCACCTTCCTATCACAGAGGAAAGCCCAAAATTTGGGATTCTGCCAAGATCGGACAGATCCCACTTTTCCCAGGTTTCTAAGCCGAAGATCGATCCTCCGGTTGTGGCCCCCAAACCCAAAAAGATTCCTGCCAACATATCTGTGAAAACACAAGATAACGCATTGAAAACCTCAGACCCCTCGTACAATATCAAGAATGCAAAAGATCCCAAGGTGGTGAGACTGGAAGCTCTGCAGAAGCTGGGTCTCCTGAAAGACCCAGAGCCAGAGGATGACACAGTAGCCCCACTGTCTCCTCCTAAATCTCAATCCTCTCTGGAAccaacacacagcagacacacaaGAGGTCCATCTAGTGCTAATCCATCAAGAAGCCCATCGTTCTGTCATTCCCAAGTGCCCACAGAGCCCAAGATCAAGCCTCTGCAGAGCAGTGCCAGTTTCCACCACTACTCCAGACGTGACCAGCAGCCTGTCTCTGCATCACACCCCACTCAATCCAACAAACTGAAGGCAGCTGGTCTGGAGCGCTCTGCTACCCTGGACAACCACAGAAATGGTGCAAACTCTCAGCCTGCAGCCAACAAACCCTCAAACTCAGTGGGGTACACAGTGATGGTGGTGCCTGGGATGGGGGCTGATCGGAAAGAAGCACTCAGAAAGCTTGGACTGCTCAAAGACTAA